The Suricata suricatta isolate VVHF042 chromosome 13, meerkat_22Aug2017_6uvM2_HiC, whole genome shotgun sequence nucleotide sequence AAAGGGCTGTAGTAGAGGTTTGTACATAGGGCTCTCTGGAACCCAGAGGAAAAAAAGCTTCTGTCCAGAAGAAACGGAAAGGCTTTGTAGATGAGATGTTATATTAGAGCCTTAAAGAACATGCAGGAGTTTGACAAGTAAAGAAAAGGATGGGTTTCCAGGTGGAATGAAAAGGTGTATTGGTACCAGGTATCCGAGAGCCTGACATGTTAAGAGAATTGTAAGCTTGGTGAGACATCAGGAGATGGTGTTAGTTTTTAATTGTTTGCACTGttcttcattgttattatttctaaGAGGATGTGTTTTTCACATTATAGGTGGAGCCATTTACCTTTCTGGAATTGACATGATTCATGGCACACCTGTCCTAGACATAAAGCCCTACATAGCTGAGTATGACTCGCCACAAAGCCCGATTGAACCTCTCCAGGACTTTAATTTACAGAATAATCGACATAAGCATCCAAATATGCCCCAATCTGGTGGCAAGAATGACAACTGTGACCAGCAACAGCTCTCAAGGTGTGATAAGCCACAGCCCGATAGTCACACGAAGGAGAAACTTAAATGTCCCAAAGACAGAACTTCAGGAGAAAACTATATGAAACGTGGTAATTCAACAAAAACCTGGCAAAACTCCCCTAAGCACAGGGAGATAGTGGGAGATTTGGGTGTCGAATCCAGAAGTGATCAGAGTCCGAGTGTGACAGAAGAGCAAATTGGCCCCTATTTCCTGGAGAAGAGCTTTtcagaggaaggtacagaaaggAGGTTGCGGCTAGGGAAAGAAGCAGAAATTGCACAAGGAAGTAGTGCAGAGGTTCAGCCCGCGGCCCCTCGCTGCCCTCCCAGGAGGGCTGCCGCAGCCCGCTGCAGCGTGGTCCCCGCCTGGGTGAGCGAGGCCCCCGTGGGCACGCTGGAAGTGCGCTTCACTCCTCATGCAGAGATGGATCTGGAGCACCTCAGCTCAGGAGGTGAGCCAGGtactttctgtttctgatttCTCAATGAGAGCTTTAGTCAAACTTGGTGTTTCTGAGGGCAGGCATACAGCGTATCTGTCAGGATGACTGGTCATAAGAAATGTAGGAATATAAAGTAATATTTGGGCAACACCACCATCTGATGACTTCCATTCAGCCACTTTGTTCAGTACAGTGAGTCCCAGACACTCAGTGTTTCTAAGAATGGCTGCTGCCTCATGAGGTGGCTCGTGATTTAAGGCCTTTTATCAACCTGTTAGATAGGTCCTGGAGTGTTCAAACTCCAGAAGCTAAATCATGCTTGTTCTATACTTAAGTCAATTatgtttttcatctgttttacaGTCTGACTAGAGAAATGTTCCATCTTATTCTATCACGTGGCTGATAGCTCTGCCTCTGGCATAGAGCCCAAGAGTGAGAGGGAAAGTCTCTTAGCACAGTAATTGTCCCCATAAAGTCCCAGCACTAAAGACATAGCCTTCACTGTAGAAGAGAGGCCACAGGACTTTTACTTGGAGCTTGTTTACTTTAACACATGGTTTTTAACAAACATTGCAATCTGGTTTCCCCAGTCCACAGCAGTTCCCAAGCAGCAATCTAGAGTGAAGGAAGGGGCTGTTAAGAGGTAGCTGCAGTGATTCCTGTAAGAAGTAGCCAATTAAGTTGCCAGGGGTGTGTCCCATTTCATCTGCCACTCCAGGGTgtgtttctcattctttccaaATGCTTTGTgtttaaagaaagcatttgatttttaaattgacctctttatttaaaaagttctgtttatggggtgcctgggtggctaaatccattgggtcatgatctcatgagcacagagcctgcttgggatattctctttccttcccccttcccctccctctcccctaccccttccccttccccctcccccctccctctccttgtctctgcccctcttgcacttactctctttctcaaaataaatgaataaaaaacttaaaaaattttctgtttatgaAAGTTATTTCATCATTGTATTCATCATTGTATTCAGTTGATGCGAGGAGGAAGGTCAGTTTTAAAAGGATTTTGTGATAGAACGAAGAAAGCAGTGCTGTCTagaatatactttatatttatgtttacccTTTGGCCTGCAGTTATCAGTGAATGCTTCCTACTTTgaaaagttttatctttttcaaactATAGTGCTATGTGTCTGAGAGGTTACAATATgctttactgttttaaaaaattgttaagagaaattatgaaatgtaACTATAAAACAAGGAGTGATTTAGAACAGAATTTGGAGCCAATACAGAAATAAGAAATGACCTTAGCAAATTTATagtctagaaaagagaaaagatgttgAATGGCAGAGTGttgtgtgttgggggtggtggGTGTTGCAGGAGGGAGGCGGGATTGGAGTTGGAATGGAGTGCCGTGGGCACATGAGGCAGAGAAGGATTGTGacctggggagcagagaggaaatctgggaaggcttcctggagaaaaaAGTGAGCTAAACTTGGAAGGTTTAGTAGGCAGAGAAGTGAGGTGGCAGATGAACAACCAAAGGCCTGGAGCTTTTGCGAGGTAACACTGTTAATAAAGAGTGTGATGTTTTTGAAGCTCTTCTTTTTTGACTGGCCTTGGAGTCCTTTTATGAGCCATGCAATAAAGCAATCTTAGCACTGCGTAATTggtccttgtttgtttttgttttaaagagtatTCCATGTGATCAGCAGTTGAATTGTTTGGTCCTTGGTTTTTGACTAAAAATTGAACTTTATGGCTTTACTTACAAACTTACTTACTAGATATAGCCCAGAGTGATTTTTGCCTGTTGTCTAAAAATTGAATTTACTTTCAGAAGAATAAAGATACACCACTACTCCAGATGATATTTTGAATAGGGACAGCAAACTTAAATCACACTCCTTCCTAGAATGGCCCAGCCTTCATTTGGTTGTATGTTATATTGTAGCTATTAAAAGTTAAGTcacagttaattttttatataagttttgtatatatgatatttttaagaattaggggcacctgggtggctcagtcggttaaagcctctgacttcagctcaggttagatctcacgttcatgggttcgagccccgcatcaggctctgtgctgacagctagctcagagcctggagcctgcttacggttctgtgtctccctctctctctgcccctccccctctcatgctctgtctctctctgtttcaaaaataaataaaacattaaaataaaaagaattaaaatacatcCGCAATAATATAAATGTAGGAAGTTTTGCCACTTAACAGGGTAAACATCTGTTTACCTGAAATATAAACTTGGGTGGCATGGGGTGGCCTATTCCCTAGTGTTGGTGTTTAACTTTCTCAGTACCTGTTTTGTCATGTCCTTGTTCCTTAGGGAATgtggtgttcctttttttttttaatgtttatttttgagagagtgagagtgcaagcaggtcaggggctgagagaggcggacagaggatccaaagtgggctctgctctgacagtagcAAGTCCAACGTGGGCTCAAACTGgcaaactgcaagatgatgacctgagctgaagttggacactcaatcgactgagccacccaggtgcccttgtggtGTTACTTTTAAGTGGGTCTGTGACACCAGCTGTCTGAGTCACCCGCTCTTACCTTTAGCTGGAGCTCTGGGTATATGTGGGTTTAGTCCTCCTTCTTGTGGCTTTCTGAGAATGCTGGAACTGTCCATGCATTTCCCTGACCATGCTTCCTTTCTGAGAAGAAAGTGACAAGGAACTGAATTAAAGGCTATGTTGAGCATAGAAGGTTTTGTTTAGCAAATGAAAATTGGGGGCATGTATAAGTAGATATACTTGAAAGTGACATTCTCTGTAATGACTGAATTTGATTTCCAAACCCAGTTCATTTCAAGTGATAGTCAAGGAACCAACCAAACTCCACATTAAAGTTCACTGTAATGAAATCTGACCTTCATGGTTTCCAGCATTAAGTAGTATTCTTCTCATTCCAGATGGCAGTCGgtcttcatttaaatattttcagtcaaCAGAGGAAGCAAGGCATGCCATTGAGGCTGTGCTGTCTGCCGACCCTCGGTCTGTATATCGACGGAAGCTCTGCCAGGACCGCCTCTTCTACTTTACTGTAGACATCGCGCATGTCACTTGCTGGTTTGGTGATGGCTTTGCAGAGGTTCTAAGGATCAAGCCAGCTTTGGAGCCTGTTCAAGTGACTGACCCTACAGAGTCCTTGGTGTCTCTGGGATCATAAGTAGCCTCTGTCATGTATTTAAGACAGCCTGATTGACTTTGGATATGGCTGTTGGGTTATCTGTATAAGCTGACAATGTGCCCTCTTTGCAGAAAGAAATAGCACTTTGTTATCTCATTGCTTTGATTGATTTGgggtgtttaaaatatttatttgaaatttgtattttaataaagtgaGAGATGTAAAATTTAGAGAAATTGTCATATGCTCTTTTCAGTTGGTTAATACTGAAGAATCCAAAGGTGATGATGATGTCTCGGTGATTTCTGAATGAAGCTGATTGTTCTTGACACTTGGTAAAACTGGGCAGAGTTCATTCTAGCAGGAACTTACAAGCCAAGGAGATCTGTTCAATAATTCATATTGGTTTTCTTGTCTGGAATAGCTTGAGACACTATTCTAAATCAAATTGAGTTAACAGTGTTTTAGGAAATTAACAGAAAACAAGTAGTTATAATGATCTTTAGAGATTAAACCCCTATGTATCAGAGACTTTGAcccatacacatatttatatatgtagcaTGATTATATTTAATCCTGATTCCAAAGTAAGGACTGTGAGGTTTCTCTGGATATCTTTTTTATCAGAAAAGAAAGTCACCCCAGAGGTCCAAGAAAATAACTTAATTACTgacttatttctttcttattccgTGAGTACTTACTGAAAAGCTACTGAAGGTTAGGTTTTAGtgataaaaggagataaaaaaaagatgcagttCTTGTTGCAAGTTATATATAGTTAGGGGAGGAAGAAGACATAAGcacattattttattacagttaGATAAATAGAGTAATTATGTCTGTGCGTGGTTCCTGTGTAGTACCATGTGGGAAGCGGTTGTAAGAATGTATTGCCTATAGGTGATTTTAATGATGTGATCCCAGATAACTGAAGATTTATGATCAGCCTAACCAAATTAGACACCTGTCAACATGACAGGCTTTCCTAATCGCAGCTGTAAATCTTAAGAGCCGATTGATCATGATTTTGAAACGAGCCCTGCTGCCTGTAGGTACTTGCACAGAGTCATCTGTGGCTGATGACACTGCATTCTCGAGCCAAACTGGATTGCCTTTGAGGTTACTTAGAACCTCTTAGGGAAGTATCtttaatttgacttttaaaagctctttattttgagaaaattacaGATTCacaagaagttgcaaaaatagtgtAGAAGCCACGTGTACCCTTCACCTAGTTGCTTCCATGTAACATCTTACATAAACTGTAGTATAATGTTAAAGCCAGGAAGTTGACATTAGTATGATCTACCctttattttggattttgatgccttttctcttaaaattattttgagactaAATCAGGACTTGAAGCACAAAATGTTgatatttaatattgaaaaagTAGTCTGAGGATGATAACCAGCCAGGCTTCTAGCAACAGCACTGTTCAGTTGTTTGACACTTTAATATACACTCTTAGGATTATGTATGATAGTGCTCATTATTAAAATGCTCTTCCTTTCTAGGAGATAAAGTGTGTTCTCTGACAGCCACCGAGGAGTGGGGCACATAACATAAGGCTGATAGCGCCCTCGTGGTAGCCTGTCAGATCTCATCCCAGCGCCCTACCCCTCAGTCCTGTCTCTCAGCCGAGCCACGCCTCCCTTTCCTTCAGCCCCTTCCCATGTGACATGATGTGAAGCCTCTCCCCACCCGCAATCTTTGAATCCCCCGTGTGAGCTTTTGCCTCTAGGTATGTATTTTCAGTGTCCTGTTGTGAGGAAATTTGGATCTCCAAGTCACGAACTTTTCatctttcagaaagagaaatggtTTGAAGCAAGTCTTATATTCCTTTTCATTGTGGGAacttttccagaagaagaaggaggtACAATACTCTGTTATCTATCTTAAATTTTAGCCTTTGCTTTTTGGTGCCCGTAGGGGGAGCCTTTATAactgattattttcatttcagtagCTTGGAGATGAATTCCAGTTGTTCGAGCTGTTTAGGTAACTATGGCTTTCAGCCCACTTGCCCCAGCTTTCCTGAACAGTAACTTTCACAGGAAATACTGATGCTTGTCAGTCACTTATAGGAAGAGATGAGAGGATGTGTgccatttattaaatgattacATTGTAGCTTGGCTTAAGGGCTAGCATGGGTTCTTTCAGCATGTGGAGACTCATTAGCCAAACCCATGAGCATGCATATACCTGGTGTTCATGCTCTTTATGTATTTGTGACTTTTTActctggagagaagaaaatggagttaGATACGAATCAACCTCTTgttggtagttttctttttgtgatagGGTACCAAAGAAGGTAGATGAAGACTCAATAATAGTGAAATCTGTATCAGTTTCTGAACTTTTGGCACCAGGCTACATGCTTTTCATACACTGAGCAGAGGTGAAGAAACATGCTCAAGCTCACACAGCTGGTCAGCCGTGTGTTGAGGACTTCAGCCCACCCAGTCTGGCCCCGGAGCTGGCTCCTGTCCCAGCATGGCTCTGCAGCCTCCCCCTTGCAGATGCTCAGCAAACCATGCTGGTTTATTTGAGGGTCAGCAATTTTCATGTGCTTAGTAAGTGCAGGACACTTAGAGTGATGTTCATGGGAATCCAACCACTAAGTGAAGAACAGTGAGGGGAATGAGAGTAGAAACGCCTGTTCCAGATCTCTGTGGGACTTCCTGGGAAGCAGCATGGGAAATGTGGAGAACACTGAGTTTGGCCTCAGAAACTTCAAGTGCTGTTTTCTACTCTGCCCTGTGCAAGCTTTGTGACCTAGGGTAAGTCACTATACCCATTTCCAAATCTCCACCCTTTTCAGAGTTGTTCCAAGGATAATAGTTGggaaagtattttcaaaactcTTCAGTGGTCTACAAACTTAGGTAATATTATTATTAGGCCTGTCATTATTGACACCCCTTTTGGTTTACCTGCCTAGACAAGCAGACTCAAGGGAACCAATATAATGTATGGATGGCCtctgtttcctgtttttattacagattttttttttttttttttttttttttttttttttttagtaagtagacttcacacccagcatgcAACCCAATATGGGGTTTGGACTCACggccctgagattaagacctgaactgagatcaagagttgtacgcttaactgactgagccaaccaggtgtcccaagaattaTCTTAAAGGACTCCCATTAGCAAGTTATAGAATATTTTGCTAAGGGAGGTATCACAAAGTACCCTACCGTAAGGACCCAGGTAACATTAGGCAGTGTCTTCCTTCCACCTGACCTTCCCTTCTGGGATTGCACCTGAGCTACCTTCGCTGCCTGTGGGTGTAATCAGCAGGTCAGCCCCTTTCTCACACCTGATCCTCTCTAGTGTCATTTCTCTGCTGCCTTCTTTCCTGATTCTAGCCCATATACTTCAGGAAAatctctgcatttcttttctttttcctttttccttcttttcaaatttttatttaattaacatatatgGCAGAATTGGTTTCTggtatagaatttagtggttcatcacttacatatctgcatttcttttataagaaataaaattgtagtCATGGTATTAAATTATTAAGGTAAGTAAGTTCTACctctttgacaaagaagaagcAAGTCGTAAGGATTAAAGCTCAATGAAACATAACAGGTTTTTTTGTTACTGTTAAAATAAGGCCCTTGGGGCGCTTGGAgtggttcagttaagcgtctgactttttgttttttatgtctttattttattttgagagacagagagtgagcaggggaaaggcaaagagagaaggagatatggaatcagaaggaggctcgaatcagaagcaggatacaggctctgagctgaagtcgacctAAGCCAAGCCTGAcatgagcccaagttggatgcttaaccgactgagccacccaggcacctcaagcgtcgactcttgattttgactcaggtcatgatctcacagtttgtgagtttaagccccatgtcaggctctgggctgacagctgtgcagagcttgcttgggattctgtcttcctttctctctggtctttccctgcttgcacatgtgcGCGCACGTGCTCtcattctatctcaaaaataaacattaaaaaataataaaatgtctccCAATATAGGTAGTCAAATGACTCTCCAGCATCCAATCTCTTCTACTCTGCCCATTCTTCAGCTTTGTGGGTTCTAGCAGGTGTAACTCAGAGAATTGAAGGTTTAGGTCAGTGCATGTGACCATGAACAGGCATGAGAAAAGCCTTTTTGACATGCACAGGAAGTAAAAATTCCGTGATCCACTCTATTTTTTGGTGGAGAGGGCCACTTGTCCAGTGAACTCTCCCACCACACTAATCAGTCAATTTTGAGTCAACGTGTGTTTGTGTTGTGCTGACAGAAAAGGTAGGATTGGATGTAACACAAAGTCATCTACCTGTGCTGCCTTGTAGATCGCTTGAGAATtctattcagattctttgctAAATCATGCAATTCAAGATATGTAAATCTTTTGTATTCAGtgttaacagtttttattttaaaaattttcccacaTGCTAAACACTGCAGAACTGTCTAATAATTCTTCACATTGGTAGAGACATTAAGAGTTACAAAGCAATTTAAAGTATATTATCTCTTTTGGCATCTTAGCAACCCATTGTGGGTTAATTTTGCTTCTGAGAGCTAAGCTTGGCACCTACCTGCTATTTAGAACAGGGGTCAGTCAGCAAGCTGTGGTTGGAAGCCCAAGTTTGGCCCACTCCTTGTTTTTTATGACAGCCTAAGTAAGAGCTAAGATtggtctttacattttaaaaagattgtaaacaaaaacaaaacaacaagacgACGTGAGAGACTGTGGCCTGCAGAGCTGAAAATACTTATTATTTGGCCCAAATTAAATTTTGGGGCTATTATATGCTTCTACATCAGggattatatatgtttttgaaagGATCTAGTCATATAGCCAGCCATGTGAGAAAACTTAACAAATATGACATAAATAccatatatgttttaaaacatcataTTTCTATGTGTAAAATGAGGTTATACAAATCCATGTTTACACACATGTAGTACATTTCTGgaaggacaaataaaaatatgctaacaGTGGTTGCCTCTGAGGATTGGTCTCTGGGAGCTCAATGGGGAGGGGAACTTTATTCTCTTCAGTATGTTGGGGGCTATTTCTAATCATGAACACACATTGTTTCTATATGTGAAGCATAAGGAGAGTAAAATGTCCTAATTTAAATAAGTTAGATTCATACATCTAAATACATAACTGTatgccctcctcccacccccatatCTGGTAAATATAGGTAGATCAACACCAATTCATAATATCAGGAATGAGAGGTGACACCTCTATAGATTCTGCAGattatttaaatggaatattatgaatttatatcaaattttaaatgaagttaataaaaaatatgaaagataccAATTA carries:
- the TRMO gene encoding tRNA (adenine(37)-N6)-methyltransferase isoform X1, translated to MRVLEETGPEATATPCGCVKPALETGNLLTEPVGYLESCFSAKNGTPRQPSVCSHSRACLRIRKSIFNNPEHSLMGLEQFSHVWILFVFHKNGHLSCKAKVQPPRLNGAKTGVFSTRSPHRPNAIGLTLAKLEKIEGGAIYLSGIDMIHGTPVLDIKPYIAEYDSPQSPIEPLQDFNLQNNRHKHPNMPQSGGKNDNCDQQQLSRCDKPQPDSHTKEKLKCPKDRTSGENYMKRGNSTKTWQNSPKHREIVGDLGVESRSDQSPSVTEEQIGPYFLEKSFSEEGTERRLRLGKEAEIAQGSSAEVQPAAPRCPPRRAAAARCSVVPAWVSEAPVGTLEVRFTPHAEMDLEHLSSGGEPDGSRSSFKYFQSTEEARHAIEAVLSADPRSVYRRKLCQDRLFYFTVDIAHVTCWFGDGFAEVLRIKPALEPVQVTDPTESLVSLGS
- the TRMO gene encoding tRNA (adenine(37)-N6)-methyltransferase isoform X2, coding for MRVLEETGPEATATPCGCVKPALETGNLLTEPVGYLESCFSAKNGTPRQPSVCSHSRACLRIRKSIFNNPEHSLMGLEQFSHVWILFVFHKNGHLSCKAKVQPPRLNGAKTGVFSTRSPHRPNAIGLTLAKLEKIEGGAIYLSGIDMIHGTPVLDIKPYIAEYDSPQSPIEPLQDFNLQNNRHKHPNMPQSGGKNDNCDQQQLSRCDKPQPDSHTKEKLKCPKDRTSGENYMKRGNSTKTWQNSPKHREIVGDLGVESRSDQSPSVTEEQIGPYFLEKSFSEEGTERRLRLGKEAEIAQGSSAEVQPAAPRCPPRRAAAARCSVVPAWVSEAPVGTLEVRFTPHAEMDLEHLSSGDGSRSSFKYFQSTEEARHAIEAVLSADPRSVYRRKLCQDRLFYFTVDIAHVTCWFGDGFAEVLRIKPALEPVQVTDPTESLVSLGS